The following are encoded together in the Magnetospirillum gryphiswaldense MSR-1 v2 genome:
- a CDS encoding nucleotidyltransferase family protein, with amino-acid sequence MKERRRPARGRPNVVDVTLRVPADKVEAVKSYAGRVSRQRQSITRDEVMAALRAHADIFRRFGVKGASLFGSVVRDEARPMSDVDLMVEFLPGQPGGLFRYVELKHALEGVLGRPVDLITKNNIKPRLKARILAECLPVFGDEVCEP; translated from the coding sequence ATGAAGGAACGTCGTCGCCCCGCTCGCGGTCGCCCCAATGTGGTGGATGTCACCCTCCGCGTCCCCGCCGACAAGGTCGAGGCGGTCAAGTCCTATGCCGGGCGCGTCAGCCGGCAACGCCAGTCCATTACCCGCGACGAAGTCATGGCCGCTTTGCGCGCCCATGCCGATATTTTCCGACGCTTCGGCGTCAAGGGTGCGTCGTTGTTCGGCTCGGTGGTGCGCGACGAGGCGCGGCCCATGTCGGACGTGGATTTGATGGTGGAATTCCTGCCCGGCCAGCCCGGTGGCCTGTTCCGCTATGTGGAATTGAAGCACGCCCTGGAGGGGGTTTTGGGCCGTCCGGTCGACCTGATCACCAAGAACAATATCAAGCCCAGGCTGAAGGCCCGCATCCTGGCGGAATGCCTGCCCGTCTTCGGCGACGAGGTATGCGAGCCATGA
- the gmk gene encoding guanylate kinase, translating to MTFPPANLPNVPRRGLMLVLSSPSGAGKSTISRALLERDADIALSVSATTRPPRPGEVDGKDYHFVSVETFQQMVAAGQFLEHARVFDNYYGTPRQPVEDTLAAGRDVLFDIDWQGTQQLGQNARADLVTVFILPPSLAELERRLHTRAQDSAEVVAKRMSKAGDEMSHWFEYDYILLNADIDRSIARVQAVLDAERLKRDRQVGMARFVNGLRGQ from the coding sequence ATGACTTTCCCGCCCGCCAATCTGCCTAACGTGCCGCGCCGCGGCCTGATGCTGGTGTTGTCGTCGCCGTCGGGCGCCGGCAAAAGCACCATTTCCCGCGCGCTCCTGGAGCGCGATGCCGATATCGCCCTGTCGGTGTCGGCCACCACCCGCCCGCCCCGTCCGGGCGAGGTGGACGGCAAGGATTATCATTTCGTCAGCGTCGAGACCTTCCAGCAGATGGTCGCCGCCGGCCAGTTCCTGGAACATGCCCGCGTGTTCGACAATTATTACGGCACGCCGCGCCAACCGGTGGAAGACACCCTGGCCGCCGGTCGTGACGTGTTGTTCGACATCGATTGGCAGGGCACCCAGCAATTGGGGCAGAACGCGCGGGCCGATCTGGTCACCGTGTTCATCCTGCCGCCGTCCCTGGCCGAACTGGAACGCCGCCTGCACACCCGCGCCCAGGACAGCGCCGAGGTGGTGGCCAAGCGCATGAGCAAGGCCGGCGACGAAATGAGCCATTGGTTCGAGTACGATTACATCTTGCTCAATGCCGACATCGACCGCTCCATCGCCCGCGTCCAGGCGGTGCTGGATGCCGAACGGCTGAAACGCGACCGCCAGGTCGGCATGGCCCGCTTTGTCAACGGATTACGCGGCCAGTGA
- a CDS encoding response regulator transcription factor, giving the protein MSAFSKPAPVQPQGLSKAKVLICESNGMIRQAIRIGLNNLGIRDIVEAHGFVTAHKALEQGGFDAVVMNAELEGHDTFFLLREIRLGRLGPDPFIVSMLLLTAPEPTRLAKAVDSGTDDLLLIPFSPDQLSTRLNAFRARRKPFVVTHDYLGPDRRKGPRQGAQSAPTIDAPNPLAARAVGIPSERYEMLRQQASRALGTERIKRLAAATEWECRSMLNAAAAGHNHRDLTITGMFKLETLLTELAERAAELLQHDGSHLREMMDRIRDAKNRIGELKLADFDTLHVAARRITVTYTGG; this is encoded by the coding sequence ATGAGTGCGTTTTCGAAGCCGGCGCCGGTTCAGCCCCAGGGCTTGTCCAAGGCCAAGGTATTGATCTGCGAATCCAACGGCATGATCCGTCAGGCCATCCGCATCGGTCTGAATAATCTAGGAATTCGTGACATCGTCGAGGCTCATGGTTTCGTCACCGCCCACAAGGCGCTTGAGCAGGGCGGTTTCGATGCCGTGGTGATGAACGCCGAGTTGGAGGGGCACGACACTTTCTTTTTGCTGCGCGAGATCCGGCTGGGCCGTCTTGGCCCCGATCCGTTCATCGTCAGCATGTTGTTGCTGACCGCCCCCGAGCCGACGCGTCTGGCCAAGGCGGTGGACAGCGGCACCGACGATCTGCTGCTGATCCCGTTTTCACCCGATCAGCTGAGCACGCGTCTGAACGCCTTTCGGGCACGGCGCAAGCCCTTCGTCGTCACCCACGATTATCTTGGCCCCGACCGCCGCAAAGGACCGCGCCAAGGGGCGCAGAGCGCGCCGACCATCGATGCGCCCAATCCCCTGGCCGCTCGGGCTGTCGGCATTCCCTCCGAACGCTATGAAATGTTGCGCCAGCAGGCCAGCCGCGCCCTCGGCACCGAACGGATCAAACGCCTTGCCGCCGCCACCGAATGGGAATGTCGGTCCATGCTGAACGCCGCCGCCGCCGGTCACAATCATCGTGACCTGACCATCACCGGCATGTTCAAGCTGGAAACCCTGTTGACCGAATTGGCCGAACGCGCCGCCGAGCTGTTGCAGCACGACGGCAGCCACCTGCGCGAGATGATGGACCGCATCCGTGACGCCAAGAACCGGATCGGTGAGTTGAAGCTGGCCGATTTCGACACCTTGCATGTGGCGGCGCGGCGGATCACCGTCACTTATACCGGCGGCTGA
- a CDS encoding glycosyltransferase family 9 protein: MSHPASILVYVGLDAVGDGLMKLPFLRALRAGFPAARITWLAGKGHTVYAGTLAPVVAGLVDEVVDQAGIGSRAAELFGPRPLHGRHFDLIIDTQRRLLTSLILRRVRHTRFISAAAGFWLSSARPGSGHVRPPAMVGQLMDLVTLAKGSVVETAAALIIDPATEAEAARLLPDGPVYVGLAPGAGGRQKCWPLDRFIAVGEHLTQQGRVPVFLLGPNEGDWAMPIRATLPQALLPLQAADKVTPLLTIALGRRLRAAIANDSGTGHMLAAADVPLISLFGPTPAAKFAPAAQVARVIRAQDHGGESMDLIPLQSVLDELAALLPL; encoded by the coding sequence GTGAGTCACCCGGCAAGCATCCTGGTCTATGTCGGTCTTGACGCCGTCGGCGACGGGCTGATGAAGCTGCCGTTCCTGCGGGCCTTGCGGGCTGGCTTCCCCGCCGCCCGCATCACTTGGCTGGCCGGCAAGGGCCATACCGTCTATGCCGGCACCCTGGCCCCGGTGGTCGCCGGACTGGTGGACGAGGTGGTGGATCAGGCCGGCATCGGCAGCCGGGCGGCGGAATTGTTCGGCCCTCGGCCACTGCATGGCCGCCATTTCGACCTGATCATCGACACCCAGCGCCGCCTGTTGACCAGCCTGATCCTGCGCCGGGTCCGCCATACCCGTTTCATCTCCGCCGCCGCCGGTTTTTGGCTGTCCTCGGCCCGGCCCGGCTCCGGCCATGTCCGCCCGCCCGCCATGGTCGGTCAGTTGATGGATCTGGTCACCCTGGCCAAAGGGAGCGTGGTGGAAACCGCCGCCGCCCTGATCATCGACCCCGCCACCGAAGCCGAGGCCGCCCGCCTGCTGCCGGACGGTCCGGTCTATGTGGGACTGGCCCCTGGGGCCGGTGGGCGGCAGAAATGCTGGCCGCTCGATCGCTTTATCGCCGTGGGTGAACATCTGACGCAACAGGGCCGGGTGCCGGTTTTCCTGCTGGGCCCCAATGAAGGCGATTGGGCGATGCCGATTCGCGCCACCCTGCCCCAGGCCCTGCTGCCCTTGCAAGCGGCGGACAAGGTAACCCCGCTGTTGACCATCGCCCTGGGCCGGCGCCTGCGCGCGGCCATCGCCAACGATTCCGGCACCGGCCACATGCTGGCCGCCGCCGACGTACCGCTGATTTCGCTGTTCGGGCCGACACCGGCGGCCAAGTTCGCCCCCGCCGCCCAGGTGGCGCGGGTGATCCGGGCGCAGGATCATGGCGGCGAGTCCATGGACCTGATCCCGCTCCAATCCGTGCTGGATGAACTGGCGGCCCTGCTGCCGCTTTGA
- a CDS encoding IS630 family transposase (programmed frameshift): MTWRSGQSYSQDLRDRVLAAVDSGMSAYEVAPLFRVSVSYIYKAQGRRRATGETTVKPRPGRPGQKLAAHLEALQAQIKVEPDATLAELRAWVLAELGVSISVGGLWNTLERLDLSPEKKSAHAAEQERPDVAEGRIAWRAEQPALDPTRLVFLDETGASTNMTRRYGRAPRGQRLLAAVPHGHWKMTTFVGALRHDGISAPFVIDKAMNGAIFLAYVEQVLAPTLRPGDIVVMDNLPAHKVAGVKQLIEARGATLRYLPPYSPDLNPIELAFAKLKSLLRKAQARTINTLWDVIGKLIDLFPPEECANFFAHDGYGRSM; this comes from the exons ATGACGTGGCGCTCAGGGCAGTCCTATTCTCAGGACTTGCGCGATAGAGTTTTGGCGGCTGTGGACAGCGGCATGAGCGCCTACGAGGTGGCGCCGCTGTTCCGGGTGAGCGTTTCGTACATCTACAAGGCCCAAGGCCGCCGCCGGGCCACCGGCGAGACGACGGTGAAGCCACGGCCTGGGCGGCCAGGACAGAAGCTGGCGGCTCACCTTGAGGCGTTGCAGGCGCAGATCAAGGTCGAGCCCGATGCCACGCTGGCTGAGTTGCGCGCCTGGGTTCTGGCCGAATTGGGCGTGTCGATCAGCGTCGGCGGCCTGTGGAACACGCTTGAGCGGCTCGACCTCAGTC CTGAAAAAAAGAGTGCGCATGCTGCCGAGCAGGAACGTCCCGACGTAGCCGAAGGACGCATCGCCTGGCGAGCCGAGCAGCCGGCGCTGGACCCAACCCGCTTGGTCTTCCTTGATGAAACCGGGGCATCGACCAACATGACCCGGCGCTACGGACGGGCGCCGCGCGGTCAGCGGCTGCTGGCTGCGGTGCCGCACGGTCATTGGAAAATGACCACCTTCGTCGGGGCGCTCCGGCATGACGGAATCTCCGCCCCCTTCGTCATCGACAAGGCGATGAATGGCGCGATCTTCCTGGCCTATGTCGAGCAGGTCCTGGCTCCGACCTTGCGGCCCGGCGACATCGTCGTAATGGACAATCTGCCCGCCCACAAGGTGGCAGGGGTCAAGCAACTCATCGAAGCCCGAGGGGCCACCCTGCGGTATCTGCCGCCCTACTCCCCAGACCTCAATCCCATCGAGCTCGCCTTCGCCAAGCTCAAGAGCCTGCTGCGAAAGGCGCAAGCCCGCACCATCAACACCTTATGGGACGTGATCGGAAAACTCATCGACCTGTTTCCGCCCGAGGAATGCGCCAATTTCTTCGCCCACGACGGATATGGACGCTCGATGTGA
- a CDS encoding YicC/YloC family endoribonuclease: MTIASMTGYARAEGRDAQCTWLWEAKSVNGKGLDLRCRLPHGHDALEVAAREAVTRKLKRGNVQMSLTISANASAQAVRVNQDLLNQLVALVDELGPSHQNIAPARWDGLLAIKGVLEAAGGDEGTDDETRLTREAALKLDLDKVLDALAAMRLSEGARIQEVLLSQLDEIGQLAERAAACASLRPEALRERLRLQVAAVLEAAPSLAEDRIAQEVALIAVKSDIREELDRLRAHVGAARDLIGQGGAVGRKLDFLSQEFNREANTLCSKSSDVELTRIGLDLKAVIDQFREQVQNIE, encoded by the coding sequence GTGACCATTGCCAGCATGACCGGCTATGCCCGCGCCGAAGGCCGCGACGCCCAGTGCACCTGGCTGTGGGAAGCCAAAAGCGTCAATGGCAAGGGCCTGGACCTGCGCTGCCGCCTGCCCCACGGTCACGACGCCCTGGAAGTGGCCGCGCGCGAAGCGGTGACCCGCAAGCTGAAACGCGGCAACGTGCAGATGTCGTTGACCATCTCCGCCAATGCCAGCGCCCAGGCGGTGCGGGTCAACCAGGATCTGCTGAACCAATTGGTGGCGCTAGTGGACGAACTTGGCCCCAGCCACCAGAACATCGCCCCCGCCCGCTGGGATGGTTTGCTGGCGATCAAGGGCGTGCTGGAAGCCGCCGGCGGCGATGAAGGCACCGACGACGAGACTAGGCTTACCCGTGAAGCGGCGCTGAAGCTTGACCTGGACAAGGTTCTGGATGCCCTGGCCGCCATGCGTCTGAGCGAGGGCGCGCGCATCCAGGAGGTGCTGCTGTCGCAACTGGACGAGATCGGCCAATTGGCCGAGCGGGCCGCCGCCTGCGCGTCGTTGCGCCCGGAAGCCCTGCGTGAACGGCTGCGCCTCCAGGTGGCGGCGGTGCTGGAAGCGGCACCATCCCTGGCCGAGGACCGCATCGCCCAGGAAGTGGCGCTGATCGCCGTCAAGTCCGATATCCGCGAAGAACTGGACCGTCTGCGCGCCCATGTGGGCGCCGCCCGCGACCTGATCGGCCAGGGCGGCGCGGTGGGCCGCAAGCTGGACTTCCTGTCGCAGGAATTCAACCGCGAGGCCAACACCCTGTGTTCCAAGTCGTCGGATGTGGAATTGACCCGCATCGGCCTGGACCTGAAAGCGGTGATCGATCAGTTCCGCGAACAAGTGCAAAACATCGAATAG
- a CDS encoding GH1 family beta-glucosidase: MTKTKTLPLKVRPDFVWGGSTSAYQIEGAAAEDGRGPSIWDLHSRTKGRTANGDTGDVACDHYHRYPEDVALMKRLGIDAYRFSVSWPRVLPRGRGAINDKGLDFYDRLIDTVLEADITPWLCLYHWDLPQRLHELGGWTNRDVAGWFADYSTLVVRRFGDRIKHFATFNEPNVCTLFGYAMNWCAPAAEDRAAYFPACHHVNLAHGAAVDVIRHWVPDASVGCVYNLQPIHPADENSAADRRAAEILDAHWNRVYADPHILGHYPAHVAADYEPYVQAGDMARICRRLDWVGMNHYGPIWAKDDPNSQLGFAWADVKVAEAHPEIGWEIFPEAFTDQLMETHQRYGLPIYITENGCGRDDDKEFADAAGRVDDFYRISYLKLYTAAMTTAIEQGADIRGYFIWSLFDNFEWGSGYGNRFGIIRVDFPTGRRTPKASFDWYAETIRQNRG, encoded by the coding sequence ATGACCAAGACAAAGACTTTGCCGCTCAAGGTTCGCCCGGATTTCGTCTGGGGCGGGTCCACCTCGGCCTATCAGATCGAAGGGGCGGCGGCGGAAGATGGCCGAGGCCCCAGCATCTGGGACCTCCATTCGCGCACCAAGGGCCGCACCGCCAACGGCGATACCGGCGATGTCGCCTGCGACCATTATCACCGCTACCCCGAAGACGTGGCGCTGATGAAGCGCCTGGGCATCGACGCCTATCGCTTTTCGGTGTCGTGGCCCAGGGTGCTGCCGCGCGGACGCGGTGCCATCAACGACAAGGGCCTGGATTTCTATGACCGCCTGATCGACACGGTGCTGGAAGCCGACATCACCCCGTGGCTGTGCCTGTATCACTGGGATCTGCCGCAGCGCCTGCACGAGTTGGGCGGCTGGACCAACCGCGACGTGGCCGGCTGGTTCGCCGATTATTCCACCTTGGTGGTGCGGCGCTTCGGCGACCGGATCAAGCATTTCGCCACCTTCAACGAGCCCAATGTGTGCACCTTGTTCGGCTATGCCATGAACTGGTGTGCCCCGGCAGCCGAGGACCGCGCCGCTTATTTCCCCGCCTGCCATCACGTCAATCTGGCCCATGGGGCGGCGGTGGATGTCATCCGCCATTGGGTGCCCGACGCTTCCGTCGGCTGCGTTTACAATCTGCAACCCATCCACCCGGCGGATGAAAACTCCGCCGCCGATCGCCGCGCCGCCGAAATTTTGGACGCCCATTGGAACCGGGTCTATGCCGACCCGCATATCCTGGGTCATTACCCGGCCCACGTCGCCGCCGATTACGAACCCTATGTGCAGGCCGGCGACATGGCCCGCATCTGCCGTCGCCTGGATTGGGTGGGGATGAACCATTACGGCCCCATCTGGGCCAAGGACGATCCAAATTCCCAGCTTGGTTTCGCCTGGGCCGACGTCAAGGTGGCCGAGGCCCACCCGGAAATCGGCTGGGAAATATTCCCCGAGGCCTTCACCGACCAGTTGATGGAGACCCACCAGCGCTACGGCCTGCCCATCTACATCACCGAAAATGGTTGTGGTCGGGATGACGACAAGGAATTCGCCGATGCTGCGGGCCGGGTCGATGATTTCTATCGCATCTCGTACCTGAAGCTGTACACGGCGGCCATGACCACGGCGATCGAACAAGGTGCCGACATTCGCGGCTATTTCATCTGGTCGCTGTTCGATAATTTTGAATGGGGATCGGGCTACGGCAACCGCTTTGGCATCATCCGCGTCGACTTCCCCACCGGACGACGCACCCCCAAGGCGTCGTTCGACTGGTACGCCGAAACCATCCGGCAAAACCGAGGCTGA
- a CDS encoding adenine phosphoribosyltransferase gives MDIKDHIRGIPDFPKPGILFYDISTLLAHPDAWSVALGRLANDVRKLQPDVLAGVESRGFLVAAPLALKLGCGFVMLRKKGKLPGKTIRHEYSLEYGTDTIEIQEDAIQPGQRVVILDDLLATGGTMCAGVDLLRKVGGNVTGAAAIIELNFLPGRQRLSDMNVPCSTLVAYDD, from the coding sequence ATGGATATCAAGGACCACATTCGCGGCATTCCGGACTTTCCCAAGCCCGGCATCCTGTTCTATGACATCTCGACCCTGTTGGCCCATCCTGATGCTTGGTCGGTGGCCCTGGGCCGCTTGGCCAACGATGTGCGCAAGCTCCAGCCCGACGTGCTGGCCGGCGTCGAATCCCGCGGCTTTCTGGTGGCGGCGCCGCTGGCGTTGAAGCTGGGCTGTGGCTTCGTCATGCTGCGCAAGAAGGGCAAGCTGCCGGGCAAGACCATCCGCCATGAATATTCGTTGGAATATGGCACCGACACCATCGAGATCCAGGAAGACGCCATCCAGCCGGGCCAGCGCGTGGTCATCTTGGACGATTTGCTGGCCACCGGCGGCACCATGTGTGCCGGGGTTGATTTGCTGCGCAAGGTGGGCGGCAACGTCACCGGCGCGGCGGCGATCATTGAACTGAATTTCCTGCCCGGTCGCCAGCGTCTGTCGGACATGAACGTTCCGTGCTCGACCTTGGTAGCTTACGACGACTAA
- a CDS encoding PAS-domain containing protein, whose amino-acid sequence MDLTLQAALLGTVMGAAVLTVVTLYGWTLPNAPKAFGWWAAAFFLETLSRAVLIPDGLDIRADLSDGLHALAAGLSLCGAVSLGGRPVSGGLLIGGLQVAMTWGLLVHLGRANGLLPLDLPVLGLGGGPLLLAAWHFRAPRLRGGHQAPNTLASIAFALHGLVLLASPVLNSDHAIAVWGFFVAQLLSVLMALALLLEVLMRQQAVAESEGQRANLLQSRLVDALSSVQDGVALFDPRERLVTANDLYRQFMAPVAEIIKPGRLFQDIVDAEFEMGVVRQECEVVRSGKLADHAVPAVQGCEAELFDGRWVSINVYPTADGGYLRILRDVTARRQVTASLHDSVTWLRGIMNTVVDGIITIDDTASILSFNAAAERIFGYGADETVGRNVSMLMPEPYHSEHDDYMRRYAETGEARVIGIGRQVKGKRKDGTVFPLELAVTRMNQGGLITYIGLVRDITDRKRVEDALVESEQRFRDLAESASDWFWELDADLRFTFVSGRVRQVLGVGPGYFIGRPFSDLATSCEDPRDWDVQQSLIRGRRPFRGFIFVHPMPSGAVKFVEMAGRPAFDADGKFDGYRGTAADITPLKRHEQELATQSAMRQTIIDNMGQGVVVFDGDERLVALNSHARQLLDLPETEIETGTSNLEALLLYLAVQGEFGHSGAIMVKVQRRLARLRRDPRRVFEHARPNGSVLEIRSTAMPGGGLILTFTDITDRKKVEVTLREARDAAERGNRAKATFLANISHELRTPLNAIIGFSELMKHEIFGPLQPPAYRSYVDDVHESGMHLLELINDILDMSKAEAGMTDLVESPVDVAAVVRASLRMMDKRASANGISLEADLPDGLAFLRADERRIRQILLNLLSNAVKFTDDGGMVRVTAQVDGRGMVIEVIDTGIGMTPEDMDKVMEPFVQADTRLSRKYEGTGLGLPLTKALVNAHGGTMELHSIPDHGTTVTVTFPPERVIDDTHLLTTEADESWRRG is encoded by the coding sequence ATGGATTTAACCTTACAGGCGGCCTTGTTGGGGACGGTGATGGGGGCCGCGGTGTTGACCGTGGTCACTCTTTACGGCTGGACCTTGCCCAATGCCCCCAAGGCCTTTGGCTGGTGGGCCGCCGCCTTTTTTCTGGAAACCCTGTCCCGCGCCGTCTTGATACCGGATGGCTTGGACATCCGCGCCGACCTGTCCGACGGATTGCATGCCCTGGCTGCCGGTCTGTCCCTGTGCGGTGCCGTTTCCCTGGGGGGACGCCCGGTTTCCGGCGGCTTGCTGATAGGCGGCCTGCAAGTGGCCATGACCTGGGGGCTGCTGGTCCATCTGGGCCGCGCCAACGGCCTGCTGCCGTTGGATTTGCCGGTTCTCGGCCTGGGCGGCGGACCGCTTTTGTTGGCCGCTTGGCATTTCCGCGCCCCGCGCCTGCGCGGCGGCCATCAGGCGCCCAATACCCTGGCCTCCATCGCCTTCGCCCTGCACGGGCTGGTGCTGTTGGCATCGCCCGTCCTCAATTCCGACCACGCCATCGCCGTCTGGGGCTTTTTCGTCGCCCAATTGTTGTCGGTGCTGATGGCCTTGGCGCTGCTGCTGGAAGTGCTGATGCGGCAGCAGGCGGTGGCGGAAAGCGAAGGCCAACGCGCCAATCTGCTGCAAAGCCGCTTGGTCGACGCCCTGTCCAGTGTCCAAGACGGCGTCGCCTTGTTCGATCCGCGCGAACGATTGGTGACCGCCAACGACCTGTACCGCCAGTTCATGGCCCCGGTGGCCGAGATCATCAAGCCCGGCCGCCTGTTTCAAGACATTGTCGATGCCGAGTTCGAAATGGGGGTGGTGCGGCAGGAATGCGAGGTCGTGCGCTCGGGCAAGCTGGCTGATCACGCGGTGCCGGCGGTGCAGGGCTGCGAGGCGGAACTGTTTGATGGCCGTTGGGTCTCCATCAACGTCTACCCCACCGCCGATGGCGGCTATCTGCGCATCCTGCGCGACGTCACCGCCCGGAGGCAGGTGACCGCGTCGCTGCACGACAGTGTCACTTGGCTGCGCGGCATCATGAACACGGTGGTGGACGGCATCATCACCATCGATGACACCGCTTCCATCCTGTCGTTCAACGCCGCCGCCGAACGCATCTTCGGCTATGGCGCCGACGAGACGGTGGGCCGCAATGTCAGCATGCTGATGCCCGAACCCTATCATTCCGAACATGACGATTACATGCGCCGCTACGCCGAAACCGGTGAGGCCCGGGTCATCGGCATCGGTCGTCAGGTCAAGGGCAAACGCAAGGACGGCACGGTGTTTCCGCTAGAACTGGCGGTGACCCGCATGAACCAGGGCGGGCTGATCACCTATATCGGTCTGGTGCGTGACATCACCGACCGCAAAAGGGTGGAAGACGCCCTGGTGGAAAGCGAACAGCGCTTCCGCGATCTGGCCGAATCGGCCTCGGACTGGTTCTGGGAGCTGGATGCCGATCTGCGCTTCACCTTCGTGTCCGGTCGGGTGCGTCAGGTGCTGGGGGTGGGGCCGGGCTATTTCATCGGTCGGCCCTTCAGCGATCTGGCCACATCGTGCGAAGACCCACGCGATTGGGATGTACAGCAAAGCCTGATCCGGGGCCGCCGCCCCTTCCGCGGGTTCATCTTTGTCCACCCCATGCCCAGCGGTGCGGTGAAATTCGTCGAGATGGCCGGGCGTCCGGCCTTCGACGCCGACGGCAAATTCGACGGTTATCGCGGCACCGCCGCCGACATCACGCCGTTGAAGCGGCACGAGCAGGAACTGGCGACGCAATCGGCCATGCGTCAGACGATCATCGACAACATGGGCCAAGGCGTGGTGGTGTTCGACGGCGACGAACGGCTGGTGGCGCTCAACAGCCATGCCCGGCAATTGCTGGACCTGCCGGAAACCGAGATCGAAACCGGCACGTCCAACCTGGAAGCCTTGCTGCTTTATCTGGCGGTACAGGGCGAATTCGGCCATTCCGGCGCCATCATGGTCAAGGTCCAGCGCCGTCTGGCCCGTCTGCGCCGCGACCCGCGCCGGGTGTTCGAACATGCCCGTCCCAATGGCAGCGTGCTGGAAATCCGCTCGACCGCCATGCCCGGCGGCGGCCTGATCCTGACCTTCACCGACATCACCGACCGCAAGAAGGTGGAAGTCACCTTGCGTGAGGCCCGCGACGCCGCCGAGCGCGGCAACCGGGCCAAGGCCACCTTCCTGGCCAATATCAGCCACGAATTGCGGACGCCCTTGAACGCCATCATCGGCTTTTCCGAACTGATGAAGCACGAAATCTTCGGCCCATTGCAACCGCCGGCCTATCGATCCTATGTGGACGACGTGCATGAAAGCGGCATGCATCTACTGGAGCTGATCAACGATATCCTGGATATGTCCAAGGCCGAGGCCGGCATGACCGATCTGGTGGAAAGCCCGGTGGACGTGGCGGCGGTGGTCCGCGCCAGCCTGCGCATGATGGACAAGCGGGCCTCGGCCAACGGCATTTCCCTGGAAGCCGACCTGCCCGACGGCTTGGCCTTCCTGCGCGCCGATGAACGGCGCATCCGCCAGATTCTGCTGAACCTGCTGTCCAACGCGGTCAAGTTCACCGACGATGGCGGCATGGTCCGGGTGACCGCCCAGGTGGATGGCCGCGGCATGGTTATCGAGGTGATCGACACCGGTATCGGCATGACCCCCGAGGATATGGACAAGGTGATGGAACCCTTTGTCCAGGCCGACACCAGACTGTCGCGCAAATACGAGGGAACCGGGCTGGGCCTGCCCCTGACCAAGGCCCTGGTCAATGCCCATGGCGGCACCATGGAACTGCACTCGATTCCCGATCATGGCACCACCGTCACCGTCACCTTCCCGCCCGAGCGGGTCATCGACGACACGCATCTGCTCACCACCGAGGCGGACGAAAGCTGGCGGCGGGGATGA
- a CDS encoding DUF86 domain-containing protein, protein MTQKDWRVRVEDMLEAIDRIESYVDGMNTAQFVADSRTQDAVIRNLEILGEASKRIPFDIIQRHPELPWSRIGDMRNILVHEYHSVDPEIILDAARNDLPPLVAPLKTLLADKG, encoded by the coding sequence ATGACGCAAAAGGATTGGCGCGTCCGCGTCGAGGATATGCTGGAAGCCATCGACCGTATCGAAAGCTATGTGGACGGCATGAACACGGCGCAATTCGTCGCTGACAGTCGCACTCAGGATGCGGTGATCCGCAATCTGGAAATTCTGGGCGAGGCGTCCAAGCGCATCCCCTTCGACATCATCCAGCGTCACCCGGAACTGCCTTGGTCGCGTATCGGCGACATGCGCAATATCCTGGTACACGAATACCATTCGGTCGACCCGGAAATCATCCTGGACGCCGCCCGCAACGATCTGCCGCCGCTGGTCGCCCCGCTCAAAACCTTGTTGGCGGACAAGGGATGA